One Streptomyces sp. NBC_00523 genomic region harbors:
- a CDS encoding ABC transporter permease, producing the protein MTVAVDTLPPAGRTGSRKRHGESVGRVQRTARFLARRSMRLHRKAWAAVFAALVLTALLLGSFALATLSAFVGHAHVERYAATIAVVAADQTTRYRAKPWGDPMTTVTQSLTERVRVPAAVVARVAEVPGVRAAVPDSSFPVALADPDGRGVPGPDSDSGTAPVYGHGWPTAALAPFTLRAGKAPAGARQVAVDGDLAARAGVRPGDRLRLQMLGAPAEYVVSGIVAPKGEADDTGLGHQGAVFFTEGEAGRLSGHPGTVDAIGVLADDGVSVHELYPALRKALAGEKPARDAVAGSRDPQDSSLLRVLTGNGRGQAEFLDAAPSRAGLLNLLAMLCATVIMIAVLVVAGTVTQAVHQRARELALLRAVGATPWQLRVTVGREVTGVATTAAVVGAVGAVPVFLMLLWMLRDRGAVPVGLDLPVLPWMFATPVLTAVLTLVVARVAAALACGRIAKIRPAQALGEAQSEPGQPGRGRTVTGLIVLFAGLSSAGTAALQSGEPAAMAAGSAALALVIACALLGPWIARGAMRLLAPPARKLGGAGGYLAAASTTANSRRLGAGITPVVLVVAFVGVQLAAGATMDHEGSAQARQAMRANLVVTTEDTGLPAGAARRVAAVPGVEAATGALHSTVVLARKEAGDPVLERLPVVGVTPGALPAALDPDVTSGSLRDLREGTVAIGAARADALDAGVGSTVRLRYGDGVTASLRVVAVYERSLALGDFLFAREALAHHVTTPLDTRILARLAPDADEAAVREAVDKVLSGAVLGARVTAHPSLEHLRSADRGVSQVLTAVAVGVVGGFTVIAVLSTLVLIVIGRRQELVLLRLVGAGRGQVRRMLRVEAAIVIVTGLVVGALAALIPLTAFSLSVTGSLPYLPPVQVAAIVLVVVVTVAAGVLLPARPALRRRRPGALRRI; encoded by the coding sequence ATGACCGTGGCCGTCGACACCCTGCCGCCCGCCGGCCGCACCGGGTCCCGGAAGCGGCACGGGGAGTCGGTCGGGCGCGTGCAGCGCACCGCCCGCTTCCTCGCCCGCCGCTCCATGCGGCTGCACCGCAAGGCGTGGGCCGCCGTCTTCGCCGCCCTCGTGCTCACCGCGCTGCTCCTCGGCAGCTTCGCCCTGGCCACCCTGTCGGCGTTCGTGGGCCACGCCCACGTCGAGCGGTACGCGGCGACCATCGCCGTCGTCGCCGCCGACCAGACCACCCGCTACCGGGCCAAGCCCTGGGGCGACCCGATGACCACGGTCACCCAGTCGCTCACCGAACGCGTCCGCGTCCCGGCCGCCGTCGTGGCCCGGGTCGCCGAGGTGCCCGGGGTGCGCGCCGCCGTCCCGGACAGCAGCTTCCCGGTCGCGCTCGCCGACCCCGACGGCCGGGGCGTGCCCGGACCGGACAGCGACTCCGGGACCGCGCCCGTGTACGGCCACGGCTGGCCGACGGCGGCGCTCGCCCCGTTCACCCTGCGCGCCGGCAAGGCGCCCGCGGGAGCCCGCCAGGTGGCGGTCGACGGCGATCTGGCCGCACGCGCGGGCGTACGCCCCGGCGACCGGCTCCGGCTCCAGATGCTCGGCGCACCCGCCGAGTACGTCGTCTCCGGCATCGTCGCCCCGAAGGGCGAGGCCGACGACACCGGGCTCGGCCACCAGGGCGCGGTCTTCTTCACCGAGGGCGAGGCCGGCCGGCTGTCCGGCCACCCCGGCACCGTCGACGCCATCGGGGTGCTCGCCGACGACGGCGTGAGCGTGCACGAGCTCTACCCCGCCCTGCGCAAGGCCCTGGCCGGCGAGAAACCGGCCCGGGACGCCGTCGCCGGCAGCAGGGATCCGCAGGACAGCTCCCTGCTGCGGGTCCTGACCGGCAACGGGCGCGGCCAGGCGGAGTTCCTGGACGCGGCACCGAGCCGGGCCGGCCTGCTCAACCTGCTGGCCATGCTGTGCGCCACCGTCATCATGATCGCCGTGCTCGTGGTGGCCGGCACGGTCACCCAGGCGGTCCACCAGCGGGCCCGCGAGCTGGCGCTGCTGCGCGCGGTCGGGGCGACCCCCTGGCAGCTGCGGGTGACGGTCGGCCGGGAGGTGACCGGCGTCGCCACCACGGCGGCCGTGGTGGGCGCGGTGGGAGCCGTCCCGGTCTTCCTGATGCTCCTGTGGATGCTGCGCGACCGCGGCGCCGTCCCCGTCGGGCTCGACCTCCCGGTCCTGCCCTGGATGTTCGCGACCCCGGTCCTGACGGCCGTGCTGACCCTGGTCGTGGCCCGGGTCGCGGCCGCCCTGGCCTGCGGACGCATCGCCAAGATCCGTCCCGCCCAGGCGCTCGGCGAGGCCCAGAGCGAACCGGGGCAGCCAGGCCGGGGCCGCACCGTGACCGGCCTGATCGTGCTCTTCGCGGGCCTCAGCTCCGCAGGCACCGCGGCCTTGCAGTCGGGCGAGCCGGCGGCCATGGCGGCGGGCAGCGCGGCCCTGGCCCTGGTGATCGCCTGCGCGCTCCTCGGCCCCTGGATCGCCCGGGGCGCCATGCGCCTGCTCGCCCCGCCCGCCCGGAAGCTCGGCGGCGCCGGGGGCTACCTCGCCGCCGCGTCCACCACCGCGAACTCGCGCCGGCTCGGGGCGGGGATCACCCCGGTCGTCCTGGTCGTCGCCTTCGTGGGCGTCCAGCTCGCGGCGGGCGCCACCATGGACCACGAGGGCAGCGCCCAGGCGCGGCAGGCGATGCGCGCGAACCTCGTCGTGACCACCGAGGACACCGGACTCCCCGCCGGGGCCGCCCGCCGGGTGGCCGCCGTACCGGGCGTCGAGGCCGCCACGGGCGCGCTCCACAGCACCGTCGTCCTCGCCAGGAAGGAGGCCGGCGACCCCGTCCTCGAACGGCTCCCGGTGGTGGGCGTCACGCCCGGCGCCCTGCCCGCCGCGCTCGATCCCGACGTCACCTCCGGCTCCCTGCGGGACCTGCGCGAGGGCACCGTCGCGATCGGCGCGGCGCGGGCCGACGCGCTGGATGCCGGAGTCGGCTCCACGGTGCGGCTGCGTTACGGCGACGGGGTCACCGCCTCCCTGCGGGTGGTCGCGGTCTACGAACGGTCCCTCGCGCTCGGCGACTTCCTGTTCGCCCGCGAGGCGCTGGCACACCACGTGACCACGCCGCTGGACACCCGCATCCTCGCCCGGCTCGCCCCGGACGCCGACGAGGCGGCCGTGCGGGAGGCGGTGGACAAGGTGCTCTCCGGTGCCGTGCTCGGCGCACGGGTGACCGCGCACCCGAGCCTGGAACATCTCCGGTCCGCGGACCGGGGCGTGAGCCAGGTGCTCACCGCCGTGGCCGTCGGCGTCGTCGGCGGGTTCACCGTCATCGCCGTCCTCAGCACCCTGGTGCTGATCGTCATCGGACGCCGGCAGGAGCTGGTCCTGCTCCGGCTGGTGGGCGCGGGGCGCGGACAGGTCCGGCGCATGCTGCGGGTCGAGGCGGCGATCGTGATCGTCACCGGACTGGTGGTCGGCGCGCTGGCCGCCCTGATCCCCCTCACCGCGTTCAGCCTGTCCGTCACCGGGTCGCTGCCCTATCTGCCGCCGGTCCAGGTGGCGGCCATCGTCCTGGTCGTCGTCGTGACCGTGGCCGCGGGCGTCCTCCTGCCGGCCCGCCCGGCGCTGCGCCGCCGCCGACCGGGAGCCCTGCGACGTATCTGA
- a CDS encoding leucine-rich repeat domain-containing protein → MTNISAEHPNDLVAAYSKLLGTAKRAQARKAVRELVALADDGTALKLAAAFAPVAALASDTLVRLWPQAHDPDGFAAALLAPAFCEEGRTELKLKRVTSLKGLRHLDMLRTLTVERCKEISDLTELKSLTELRSLDLNGCARVEDLTPLSGLTQLTWLSLHRCRPVSDVKPLLTLSHLRHLDLSITRVTSVDGFAASLPQLEKLDLRGCRSFRSPAQLSGLTRLTHLDLGWTAIRNLSGLTNVPALTTLRLASCKQLRDLTGIDAAVNLSELVVEECPGLLSVQGFGHHPRLTELELKGCTNLSDLRGVSALTHLEELRISGSERLASFANMGSLPALQVIDIEDCPTLADFTGLATLASAYRLLLAGLGLVRDLTPFASLPGLRSLILDRCHGLRELTGLDSRSDLEELSVSRTDSFSSPGALGDVPSLRVLKLRDLPVLTDLGLLGGLTALAAVDVEGCPALTDIGALARTPVTGLSLYRTTALDSLNVLEECRDLRVLGVRDIPRLMTFPALPSLRELSLSRLHWKDLSPLAGLGALQHLRLDSFDDLTDISTLTGLPQLSELLLGHLHSFTELGPLLNIPSLRRLNKSPQMNAEILQGRRDPVLVELADRGIAIDRR, encoded by the coding sequence ATGACCAACATCAGTGCCGAGCATCCGAACGACCTCGTGGCCGCCTATTCCAAGCTCCTCGGGACGGCGAAACGCGCACAAGCGCGCAAGGCGGTGAGAGAACTTGTCGCGCTCGCCGACGACGGGACCGCCCTGAAGCTTGCCGCGGCCTTTGCGCCGGTCGCGGCTCTCGCGTCGGACACGCTGGTGCGACTGTGGCCGCAAGCCCATGACCCGGACGGCTTCGCCGCAGCCCTGTTGGCTCCGGCCTTCTGCGAGGAAGGCCGTACGGAGTTGAAGCTGAAGCGGGTGACCTCGCTGAAGGGTCTGCGGCACCTCGACATGCTGCGCACGCTGACGGTGGAGCGCTGCAAGGAGATATCAGACCTCACAGAACTCAAAAGCCTCACCGAGCTGCGCTCACTCGACCTGAACGGCTGCGCGCGAGTCGAGGACCTGACACCTCTCAGCGGACTGACCCAGCTCACGTGGCTGAGCCTGCACCGTTGCCGTCCGGTCTCCGACGTCAAACCGCTGCTCACCCTCAGCCATCTGCGCCACCTCGACCTGAGCATCACGCGAGTTACGTCCGTGGACGGATTCGCGGCCTCGCTCCCGCAGCTCGAAAAGCTCGACCTGCGCGGTTGCCGGTCCTTCAGGTCCCCCGCTCAGCTCTCCGGACTGACCCGTCTGACCCACCTCGATCTGGGATGGACGGCAATACGCAACCTGAGCGGCCTGACGAACGTGCCCGCGCTCACCACCCTGCGCCTCGCGAGCTGCAAGCAGTTGCGGGACCTGACCGGCATCGACGCAGCGGTAAACCTTTCCGAACTGGTCGTCGAGGAGTGCCCCGGCCTCCTCTCCGTCCAAGGCTTCGGACACCACCCCCGCCTGACGGAGCTGGAGCTGAAGGGCTGCACGAACCTCTCCGACCTGCGGGGTGTCTCCGCACTGACGCACTTGGAGGAACTGCGGATCTCAGGCAGCGAACGCCTGGCCTCTTTTGCGAACATGGGCTCACTCCCCGCACTGCAAGTGATCGATATCGAGGACTGCCCCACGCTGGCTGACTTCACGGGCCTGGCCACACTGGCCTCCGCATACCGGCTCCTCCTGGCGGGACTTGGCCTGGTCCGAGACCTCACCCCTTTCGCCTCCCTCCCCGGTCTCCGCTCCCTCATTCTCGACAGGTGCCATGGCCTGCGGGAGCTCACCGGACTTGACAGCCGCAGCGACTTGGAGGAGCTGTCGGTCAGCCGTACCGACAGCTTCAGCAGCCCCGGCGCCCTGGGCGACGTGCCGAGCCTGCGTGTACTCAAGCTGCGCGACCTTCCCGTGCTCACCGATCTCGGCCTGCTGGGCGGCCTGACCGCGCTCGCCGCGGTCGACGTCGAGGGGTGCCCCGCGCTCACGGACATCGGCGCACTCGCCCGTACGCCGGTCACCGGGCTGTCGCTCTACCGGACGACGGCCCTGGACTCGCTGAACGTGCTGGAGGAGTGCCGTGACCTGCGTGTCCTGGGCGTGCGGGACATCCCCAGGCTCATGACCTTCCCCGCTCTCCCTTCCTTGCGCGAGCTCTCCCTCTCCCGGCTGCACTGGAAGGACCTCTCGCCCCTCGCCGGCCTCGGCGCGCTACAGCACCTCCGGCTGGACAGCTTCGACGACCTGACGGATATCAGCACGCTGACCGGGTTGCCCCAGCTGTCCGAACTGCTTCTCGGGCACCTTCACTCCTTCACCGAGCTGGGGCCCCTGCTGAACATCCCGTCGCTGCGGCGGCTCAACAAGTCACCACAGATGAACGCCGAGATCCTGCAGGGCCGACGCGATCCCGTGCTGGTGGAACTCGCGGACCGCGGAATCGCCATCGACCGACGCTGA
- a CDS encoding nuclear transport factor 2 family protein, with the protein MTTNPELLPVDAGSAVRLVRRFYDLVDSGDADGLAALFAPDALYRRPGYPPMVGPAGLLGFYGRDRTIRAGNHTLTNVLVDGAFVGVFGEFHGVLHSGDPVDLRFADRFTVRPDDLFADRDTYFFAPLV; encoded by the coding sequence ATGACCACGAACCCCGAACTCCTCCCGGTCGACGCCGGATCAGCGGTCCGCCTGGTGCGCCGCTTCTACGACCTGGTGGACAGCGGCGACGCCGACGGCCTGGCCGCGCTCTTCGCCCCCGACGCGCTCTACCGCCGCCCCGGCTACCCGCCGATGGTCGGCCCGGCCGGACTGCTCGGCTTCTACGGCCGCGACCGCACCATCCGGGCCGGCAACCACACGCTGACCAACGTGCTGGTGGACGGCGCCTTCGTCGGCGTCTTCGGCGAGTTCCACGGAGTGCTGCACAGCGGCGACCCGGTGGACCTGCGGTTCGCCGACCGTTTCACCGTCCGCCCGGACGACCTGTTCGCCGACCGTGACACCTACTTCTTCGCGCCCCTCGTCTGA
- a CDS encoding winged helix-turn-helix transcriptional regulator, whose protein sequence is MTTLRSGGPSGRRGDLLDPRCPTRQLLDRIGTKWTSMAVKVLAGEAPGELRFAELRRRVPGISQKMLSVTLQSLVRDGLVARRVEPTVPPAVHYRLTELGLSLEVPLSALRVWAETHMSQIDRNNQLAEDHPPTD, encoded by the coding sequence GTGACCACGTTGAGATCCGGCGGACCCAGCGGGCGGCGTGGTGATCTGCTGGATCCGCGCTGTCCGACGCGCCAGTTGCTCGACCGGATCGGCACCAAGTGGACGTCGATGGCCGTCAAGGTGTTGGCCGGGGAGGCTCCCGGCGAGCTCCGCTTCGCGGAACTGCGACGTCGCGTCCCGGGCATCTCGCAGAAGATGCTGTCTGTCACCCTCCAGAGCCTGGTTCGCGACGGCTTGGTCGCGCGTCGCGTGGAGCCCACCGTGCCCCCTGCCGTCCACTACCGGCTCACCGAACTCGGTCTGTCCCTGGAAGTACCGCTGTCCGCTCTACGGGTCTGGGCCGAGACACACATGTCCCAGATCGACCGCAACAACCAGCTCGCCGAGGACCACCCTCCGACTGACTGA
- a CDS encoding LuxR C-terminal-related transcriptional regulator encodes MKLAIVRMLIQGLEDRAIARRMGISLRTCQRDVSDIMDTIGARSRLQAGFINEMGLHLKVPSEQQ; translated from the coding sequence ATGAAGCTGGCCATCGTCCGCATGCTCATCCAGGGCCTGGAGGACCGTGCCATCGCCCGCCGCATGGGCATCTCGCTGCGCACCTGCCAGCGCGATGTCTCCGACATCATGGACACGATCGGGGCTCGCAGCCGCCTCCAGGCCGGCTTTATCAATGAGATGGGCCTGCACCTGAAAGTGCCGTCCGAACAACAATGA
- a CDS encoding ABC transporter ATP-binding protein, whose protein sequence is MALRMGRRTPGPIGTTAGAGALTLESVTRRYRRGGRDFHALDNVSMDVPPGRFLAVMGRSGSGKTTLLQCAAGLDQPTSGTVRVGGTDLSRLSEAALTRLRRDRIGFVFQSLNLVPSLTVGENTALPLLLRGMNPQDPAVRERALRVLAAVGLGDRADDSPLRLSGGQQQRVAIARALVTDPAVIFADEPTGALDPVTAREVLRLLREAVDGSGHTVVMVTHDPQAAAWTDEAIFIEAGHIVAREDRPEPETVARRLAGLGER, encoded by the coding sequence ATGGCACTTCGCATGGGAAGAAGGACCCCCGGGCCGATCGGCACCACGGCGGGCGCCGGCGCGCTCACCCTCGAATCCGTCACCCGGCGCTACCGACGCGGCGGGCGGGACTTCCACGCGTTGGACAACGTGAGCATGGACGTGCCGCCAGGCCGTTTCCTGGCCGTCATGGGCCGCTCCGGCTCCGGCAAGACCACCCTCCTGCAGTGCGCCGCCGGACTCGACCAGCCCACCTCCGGCACGGTACGGGTCGGCGGCACCGACCTCTCCCGGCTCTCCGAGGCCGCGCTCACCCGGCTGCGCAGGGACCGGATCGGCTTCGTCTTCCAGTCCCTCAACCTCGTACCGTCGCTCACCGTCGGCGAGAACACCGCCCTGCCGCTGCTGCTGCGCGGCATGAACCCCCAGGACCCCGCCGTGCGCGAGCGCGCCCTCAGGGTGCTGGCGGCCGTCGGCCTCGGCGACCGCGCGGACGACTCCCCGCTCCGTCTCTCGGGCGGCCAGCAGCAGCGCGTGGCCATCGCCCGGGCCCTGGTCACCGACCCCGCCGTGATCTTCGCCGACGAACCGACCGGGGCGCTCGACCCGGTCACCGCCCGCGAGGTGCTGCGGCTGCTGCGGGAGGCCGTGGACGGCTCGGGCCACACCGTGGTGATGGTGACCCACGACCCGCAGGCCGCCGCCTGGACCGACGAGGCGATCTTCATCGAGGCGGGGCACATCGTCGCCCGCGAGGACCGCCCCGAGCCGGAGACCGTGGCCCGGCGGCTCGCCGGGCTCGGGGAGCGATGA
- a CDS encoding DUF3732 domain-containing protein, whose product MIEVGSDLGIPELSELRLNTDSTQLRQQIGRRIGIGDTRSEPAAGSLAAPLSANLGHAVLLCLQNQDEVASKKILFHRQNDRDIANSLKATIPYFLGAVPEDQAALQQQLLQAKRAQRSAENRLKAAQEANQAVESQLQSLLGEARVHGLLADDSFSSADRDMVIEALRQASSFRPARPGADEEQRRQELLLSEQSAALRRQLRSLAEERQLLNDLESQAAGYSGAVTRGMSRLSALSLVPDGFPGEHSCPLCGNELTEPDPTVAAMHTTLEDLRGQLDSVRAVQPRREQALREIEQVSARLREELRGIEGALSVIAEQRSEQAGLLGQAEAQAYTRGRISAYLSQISTTTDNGHLQRLQADAAMAQQLVQGLEEQLDNDAVDEKLTHSLGYVSGKMTSHARFLNLEHGGGLVRLNLKKPTVVTDAPAGSTELLRIGSGKNHVGYHLAAHLALHQYFTANSRPVPRFLMLDQPTQPYYPSDMAKARGRLEDLALDEDRETVTRLFQLMHQVVAELAPDFQIIVSDHADLPHTWYQASVRYNWRNGEKLIPTTWLDTNPTP is encoded by the coding sequence ATGATCGAGGTCGGCAGTGACCTCGGCATCCCGGAGCTGTCGGAACTGCGCCTCAACACCGACTCGACACAACTGCGCCAGCAGATCGGACGCCGCATCGGCATCGGAGACACCCGAAGCGAACCCGCAGCCGGCAGCCTGGCCGCCCCCCTCAGCGCGAACCTGGGCCACGCCGTCCTGCTCTGCCTGCAAAACCAGGACGAAGTCGCCTCCAAGAAGATCCTGTTCCACCGCCAGAACGACCGCGACATCGCCAACAGTCTCAAAGCCACGATCCCGTACTTCCTCGGCGCGGTCCCGGAGGATCAGGCGGCACTCCAGCAGCAGCTCCTCCAGGCCAAACGCGCCCAGCGCAGTGCGGAGAACCGCCTCAAAGCCGCCCAGGAAGCGAACCAGGCAGTCGAATCACAGCTGCAGTCCCTCCTGGGCGAAGCCCGAGTCCACGGGCTCCTCGCCGACGACTCCTTCAGCAGCGCGGACAGGGACATGGTCATCGAGGCACTCCGGCAGGCCTCCTCCTTCCGCCCGGCCCGGCCCGGCGCAGACGAGGAGCAGCGCAGGCAGGAACTCCTCCTCAGCGAACAGTCCGCGGCCCTGCGCCGACAGCTGCGCTCACTGGCCGAAGAGCGCCAGCTCCTGAACGATCTGGAATCCCAGGCCGCCGGCTACAGCGGGGCCGTCACCCGCGGCATGTCCCGCTTGTCCGCACTCAGCCTCGTGCCCGACGGCTTCCCCGGCGAACACAGCTGCCCCCTGTGCGGAAACGAGCTGACCGAACCCGACCCGACCGTCGCCGCCATGCACACCACCCTCGAAGACCTCCGCGGTCAGCTCGACAGCGTGCGGGCAGTGCAGCCCCGCCGCGAGCAGGCCCTGCGCGAGATCGAACAGGTCTCGGCACGTCTACGCGAAGAGCTCCGCGGCATCGAGGGCGCCCTCAGCGTCATCGCCGAACAGCGCTCCGAGCAGGCCGGCCTCCTCGGACAAGCCGAAGCCCAGGCCTACACCCGCGGCAGGATCAGCGCGTACCTCAGCCAGATCAGCACCACAACCGACAACGGCCACCTCCAGCGCCTGCAAGCAGATGCCGCGATGGCACAGCAGCTCGTCCAAGGCCTCGAAGAACAGCTCGACAACGACGCCGTCGACGAAAAGCTCACCCACAGCCTGGGCTACGTCAGCGGCAAGATGACCAGCCACGCCAGATTCCTGAACCTCGAACACGGCGGCGGACTCGTCCGACTGAACCTCAAGAAACCCACCGTCGTCACCGACGCCCCCGCCGGCAGCACCGAACTGCTCCGCATCGGCAGTGGCAAGAACCACGTCGGCTACCACCTGGCCGCCCACCTCGCCCTCCACCAGTACTTCACCGCGAACAGCCGGCCCGTACCCCGCTTCCTCATGCTCGACCAACCGACCCAGCCCTACTACCCCTCCGACATGGCCAAAGCCCGAGGACGGCTCGAAGACCTCGCCCTGGACGAAGACCGCGAGACGGTCACCCGCCTCTTCCAGCTCATGCACCAGGTCGTCGCCGAACTCGCCCCCGACTTCCAAATCATCGTCAGCGACCACGCCGACCTGCCCCACACCTGGTACCAGGCATCCGTCCGCTACAACTGGCGCAACGGCGAAAAACTCATCCCCACCACCTGGCTCGACACCAACCCCACCCCGTAA
- a CDS encoding thioesterase domain-containing protein: MAKEYLAEIRRVRPHGPYRLLGWSYGGAVAHTMAAQLQAAGEQVSLLAVLDGYPPVAGRARQWDPEDGETLAALLDTLGYDLPGHQAGPTPPAQYRAAAGAADGPLAGLDPELLAALPRVFAANLNLLAGFEPGRFDGDLLFFQATRGRTADTPAPQAWLPHLGGRLDLHEIDCAHAAMTRPEPLARIARVLGAALNPTPHP, translated from the coding sequence ATGGCGAAGGAGTACCTGGCCGAGATCCGCCGGGTGCGGCCGCACGGTCCGTACCGGCTGCTCGGCTGGTCCTACGGCGGAGCGGTGGCGCACACCATGGCGGCGCAGTTGCAGGCCGCCGGCGAGCAGGTGTCGCTGCTGGCAGTACTGGACGGCTACCCGCCCGTCGCCGGGCGTGCCCGTCAGTGGGATCCGGAGGACGGCGAAACCCTGGCCGCACTGCTCGACACCCTCGGCTACGACCTGCCCGGCCACCAGGCGGGCCCGACGCCCCCGGCGCAGTACCGCGCCGCGGCCGGCGCCGCCGACGGTCCGCTCGCCGGCCTGGACCCCGAACTGCTCGCCGCCCTGCCCCGGGTCTTCGCCGCCAACCTCAACCTGCTGGCCGGCTTCGAACCGGGCCGCTTCGACGGCGACCTGCTGTTCTTCCAGGCCACCCGCGGCCGGACGGCCGACACCCCCGCCCCACAGGCATGGCTGCCGCACCTCGGCGGCCGGCTCGACCTGCACGAGATCGACTGCGCCCACGCCGCGATGACCCGCCCCGAGCCGCTGGCCCGGATCGCGCGGGTGCTCGGCGCCGCGCTGAACCCCACCCCGCACCCCTAG
- a CDS encoding transcriptional regulator has product MDDGFNEFLHVPARLTIVALLAPTSWTEFGFLRDAVPTSDSALSKHLSSLAAKGYVEVRKVKHASGRRTLIRLTREGRQDFRRHAAVLERIVATAHSPHAGELDG; this is encoded by the coding sequence ATGGACGATGGCTTCAACGAGTTCCTGCACGTTCCCGCTCGGCTCACGATCGTCGCGCTGCTGGCACCGACGAGCTGGACCGAGTTCGGCTTTCTGCGAGACGCGGTCCCCACCAGCGATTCCGCGCTGTCCAAACACCTTTCCTCGCTTGCGGCCAAGGGCTACGTCGAGGTCCGCAAAGTCAAGCACGCAAGCGGACGCCGCACTCTGATACGGCTCACACGTGAAGGGCGGCAGGATTTCCGGCGCCACGCCGCAGTCCTGGAACGCATCGTCGCAACAGCTCACTCCCCGCACGCCGGTGAGCTGGACGGCTGA
- a CDS encoding alpha/beta fold hydrolase has protein sequence MPELRRIRVNGVELNVALAGSGPAVLLLHGFPHTWELWTDIMADLSGRYRVIAPDLRGFGASSRAASGYDAGTLAEDAAALLAALGASSAAVVGIDAGAAPAFLLALRRPCLVRRLVVMESVLGTLPGAEDFLADGPPWWFGFHSAAPDLAETVLQGHEAAYVDWFLQAGTLGDGVRPAIRDAFIRAYTGREALSCAFSYYRALPESAMQIERAVAHARLTVPTMALGAKPVGAALERQLRPVTDDLTGHIVEDCGHIIPLHRPHVLLTLLQPFLADDEAKAG, from the coding sequence ATGCCCGAGCTGCGACGCATCCGCGTCAACGGTGTAGAGCTGAACGTCGCCCTCGCAGGATCGGGCCCGGCCGTCCTGCTGCTGCACGGCTTCCCCCACACCTGGGAGCTGTGGACGGACATCATGGCCGATCTGTCCGGCCGTTACCGGGTCATCGCGCCGGACCTGCGCGGGTTCGGCGCCAGCAGTCGGGCCGCCTCCGGGTACGACGCGGGCACCCTGGCCGAGGACGCCGCGGCGCTTCTCGCCGCGCTGGGCGCGTCCTCGGCAGCAGTGGTGGGGATCGACGCCGGCGCCGCGCCCGCCTTCCTCCTCGCATTGCGCCGCCCCTGCCTGGTTCGGCGCCTGGTCGTCATGGAGTCTGTTCTGGGCACGTTGCCCGGCGCCGAGGACTTTCTCGCCGACGGGCCGCCGTGGTGGTTCGGCTTCCATTCCGCAGCGCCGGATCTCGCAGAGACCGTCCTGCAGGGCCACGAGGCCGCCTACGTCGACTGGTTTCTGCAGGCCGGCACACTCGGCGACGGGGTACGCCCCGCGATCCGGGACGCCTTCATCCGCGCATACACCGGCCGCGAGGCGTTGAGCTGCGCGTTCTCGTACTACCGGGCCCTGCCCGAAAGCGCGATGCAGATCGAGCGGGCGGTCGCCCACGCCCGACTGACGGTGCCCACGATGGCGTTGGGCGCCAAACCAGTCGGTGCCGCGCTGGAACGCCAACTCCGCCCGGTCACCGACGACCTCACCGGACACATCGTCGAAGACTGCGGTCACATCATCCCGCTGCACCGGCCACACGTCCTGCTCACGCTGCTGCAACCGTTCTTGGCGGATGACGAGGCGAAAGCAGGGTGA